A single genomic interval of Koleobacter methoxysyntrophicus harbors:
- a CDS encoding selenium metabolism-associated LysR family transcriptional regulator encodes MDFRQIEAFVYVVRLKSFSKAGEAMYLTQPTISAHINSLENELGIKLLDRSNKEIIPTKAGRIFFDYAVNLINTRDNAIFRLSEYSSKMEGKIEIAVSTIPGQYLLPGVIKDFHEKYHNIRFSIQQFDSREVIKELLDGRVEIGIVGSRVENDKLIYDFLTEDQLVLITPNNDRYADINSRTLPFEYIARENFIFREPGSGTRLEFERALKQKGIDPKSLNVIVQMSSPEAIKHSVSIGLGISVVSLLSIKDYLKFRQIRIFDIEGLNLRRAFYFVHHKNRPISPITQAFKDFTLKYYKSKVIP; translated from the coding sequence ATGGATTTCAGGCAGATCGAAGCCTTTGTATATGTTGTCCGCCTTAAAAGTTTTTCCAAAGCAGGTGAAGCGATGTATTTAACACAACCGACCATAAGTGCCCATATAAACTCCCTGGAAAACGAATTGGGAATAAAGCTCCTCGACAGGTCAAACAAAGAAATTATTCCCACAAAAGCGGGCAGAATATTTTTCGATTACGCAGTTAATTTAATCAATACAAGGGATAACGCGATATTCAGATTAAGCGAATATTCCAGCAAAATGGAAGGGAAGATCGAAATCGCCGTTTCCACCATCCCGGGGCAGTATTTGCTGCCCGGGGTGATAAAGGATTTTCATGAAAAATACCATAATATAAGGTTTTCTATACAGCAGTTTGACTCTAGAGAAGTCATAAAGGAGCTGCTGGACGGTAGAGTTGAAATCGGCATCGTGGGGTCCAGGGTAGAAAACGACAAATTAATTTATGATTTTCTAACAGAGGATCAGTTGGTTCTTATCACCCCTAACAATGATAGATATGCAGATATTAATTCACGCACCCTGCCGTTTGAATATATCGCCCGGGAAAATTTTATTTTCCGCGAGCCGGGTTCCGGGACCAGGCTGGAATTTGAAAGAGCCCTTAAACAAAAGGGAATTGACCCCAAATCGTTGAATGTTATAGTGCAAATGAGCAGTCCAGAAGCAATAAAACATTCTGTCAGTATCGGCCTTGGGATTTCGGTAGTATCTCTTTTAAGCATAAAAGACTACCTGAAATTCAGGCAAATAAGGATATTCGATATCGAAGGTTTAAATTTAAGAAGGGCATTTTATTTTGTTCACCATAAAAACAGGCCGATTTCACCAATTACCCAAGCCTTTAAGGATTTCACCCTCAAATATTATAAATCTAAGGTTATCCCCTGA
- a CDS encoding aminotransferase class V-fold PLP-dependent enzyme, whose translation MDRVYLDNAATTFPKAPGVGEQMKYYIEYIGSNIKRGNYSTASSAEEVVFDTREKLCRLFNFKKPENVIFNMNVTQSLNFLIKGLLKPGDHCIVSSMEHNAVMRPLMQLKKTGVEFSRIPCDSKGRLNPEDISNQVKHNTKAVVITHASNVCGTILPIEEVGSICREKGLLFIVDTAQTAGILDIDFERAKMDALAFTGHKGLLGPQGIGGFIVTDNVADIMEPLVSGGTGSLSDSEEVPPFLPDRFEPGTLNLPGIFGLNAALSYLEKEGIENVRRREMELADMFLKGLHDMKGIALAGLEGIEGRTAVISIDFINKDNAEIAYNLEKNYGIMTRCGMHCAPSAHKTLGTFPQGTVRFSFSHFNTQKEVEYTIDAVKKVIRG comes from the coding sequence ATGGATAGGGTATATCTCGATAATGCTGCTACGACCTTTCCGAAGGCTCCCGGGGTAGGTGAACAGATGAAATACTATATAGAATACATCGGGAGCAATATAAAAAGGGGAAACTACAGCACTGCCAGTTCTGCAGAGGAGGTAGTGTTCGATACAAGGGAGAAACTTTGCAGGCTTTTTAATTTCAAAAAACCTGAAAATGTAATTTTCAATATGAATGTTACTCAGAGCTTAAATTTCCTAATTAAAGGGCTTTTAAAACCGGGTGACCACTGCATCGTATCTTCGATGGAACATAATGCTGTTATGAGGCCCCTAATGCAGCTTAAAAAAACGGGCGTGGAATTTTCCAGAATTCCCTGTGATTCGAAAGGAAGATTAAATCCCGAAGACATCTCTAACCAAGTTAAGCACAACACGAAGGCTGTTGTTATAACCCATGCCTCCAATGTCTGCGGTACAATCCTTCCTATTGAAGAGGTCGGAAGTATATGCAGAGAAAAAGGCCTGCTGTTTATCGTCGATACTGCCCAGACTGCAGGAATACTGGACATCGATTTTGAAAGGGCAAAGATGGATGCCTTGGCATTTACGGGTCATAAAGGGCTTTTAGGACCGCAGGGGATAGGAGGATTTATTGTTACTGATAATGTGGCAGATATTATGGAACCCCTTGTAAGCGGAGGTACCGGCAGCCTGTCCGATAGCGAAGAAGTGCCGCCCTTCCTTCCGGACAGATTTGAACCCGGCACATTAAACCTGCCCGGCATTTTTGGACTGAATGCTGCCCTTTCGTACCTGGAAAAGGAGGGTATAGAAAATGTAAGACGGCGGGAAATGGAGCTGGCAGACATGTTTCTAAAAGGCCTTCATGATATGAAAGGCATAGCCCTTGCGGGCCTAGAGGGTATAGAAGGCAGGACGGCTGTTATTTCGATAGACTTTATAAATAAGGACAATGCAGAAATTGCCTATAACCTTGAAAAAAACTACGGCATAATGACGAGATGCGGGATGCACTGCGCTCCTTCAGCCCATAAAACCCTGGGAACATTTCCGCAGGGCACTGTAAGATTCAGCTTCAGCCATTTTAATACACAGAAAGAAGTAGAATACACCATTGATGCCGTTAAAAAGGTTATCAGGGGATAA
- the yedE gene encoding YedE family putative selenium transporter, translated as MDKKRHIVLAGAAIGLLAVILVQFGNAVNYGLCIACFIRDTVGGLGLHRAAVVQYIRPEIIGIALGAFLIAVGKKEFSVRGGSSPFSRFILGFIVIIGALMFLGCPLRMVLRLAGGDLNAVFGLLGFVSGILIGITFLNRGFTLKRTYPLTGFEGYLFPAVNIGLLLLLITSPTFIFFSEKGPGAAHAPVAISLAAGLIVGIAAQRTRLCMVGGIRDIVLFKDVYLITGFIVIFASALIGNLIVGKFNLGFAGQSIAHTDGLWNFLGMMLAGWGSVLLGGCPLRQIILAAEGNIDSVITVIGMAAGAAFAHNFGLAASPSGPTLNGQIAVVIGFAAVFAIGYFNIDRSSDIKMKGDVEL; from the coding sequence GTGGACAAAAAAAGACATATAGTGCTGGCAGGTGCAGCTATAGGACTGCTTGCAGTGATTCTGGTTCAATTCGGCAATGCAGTCAATTACGGTCTTTGTATCGCCTGCTTTATCAGAGATACCGTTGGGGGGTTGGGCCTTCACCGGGCAGCAGTGGTTCAATACATAAGGCCTGAAATTATAGGAATCGCTCTGGGTGCCTTCCTGATAGCTGTCGGGAAAAAAGAGTTCAGTGTGCGGGGCGGGTCTTCTCCTTTTTCCAGATTTATCCTGGGGTTCATCGTAATTATCGGTGCTCTAATGTTTTTAGGATGTCCCCTTAGAATGGTGCTCAGATTGGCCGGCGGGGATTTAAATGCCGTTTTCGGGCTGTTAGGATTTGTTTCAGGTATATTAATTGGAATCACATTTTTAAACCGCGGATTTACACTGAAAAGGACTTATCCTCTAACTGGGTTTGAAGGCTATCTATTTCCTGCCGTTAACATAGGGCTTCTCCTGCTGTTGATTACTTCACCGACATTTATTTTCTTCAGTGAAAAAGGGCCCGGAGCAGCCCACGCCCCTGTAGCCATATCATTAGCAGCCGGCCTCATAGTAGGGATTGCTGCTCAGAGGACCAGGCTCTGTATGGTAGGCGGGATAAGGGATATTGTTTTATTTAAAGATGTTTACTTGATCACGGGTTTTATAGTTATTTTTGCATCGGCCTTAATAGGGAACCTGATAGTTGGAAAGTTCAATTTAGGATTTGCAGGTCAGTCTATTGCCCATACTGACGGTCTCTGGAATTTTTTAGGGATGATGCTGGCCGGTTGGGGATCGGTGCTTTTAGGGGGATGTCCTCTAAGGCAGATTATTCTGGCGGCAGAAGGGAATATCGACTCTGTCATAACAGTAATAGGAATGGCCGCTGGTGCTGCTTTCGCCCATAACTTTGGTCTGGCCGCTTCTCCCAGCGGCCCTACATTGAACGGCCAAATTGCCGTAGTTATCGGTTTTGCTGCCGTATTTGCCATCGGATATTTTAATATAGACAGGTCGTCAGATATTAAGATGAAAGGAGATGTTGAACTGTGA
- a CDS encoding sulfurtransferase TusA family protein: protein MNFPQIDARGRSCPEPVLLTKKAVEKSPNGVVVIVDNPTARDNVTRFGKNGGYNVDIKQDGPDYILTLSR from the coding sequence GTGAATTTCCCTCAAATTGATGCCAGGGGAAGATCCTGCCCCGAACCGGTGCTTTTAACAAAAAAAGCAGTGGAAAAATCCCCAAATGGGGTAGTGGTCATAGTTGACAATCCCACAGCAAGGGATAACGTAACCCGTTTCGGTAAAAACGGGGGTTACAATGTCGATATAAAGCAGGACGGCCCTGACTATATTTTAACCCTGAGCAGGTAG
- a CDS encoding DUF3343 domain-containing protein gives MEYVATFYTHSGAIKYNRYLRSRGINSEVMPVPRKFSSNCGIGVKFATEEPIKTLISEDMEKLFKIEDGRDELIYSG, from the coding sequence ATGGAATATGTAGCTACATTTTATACCCACTCCGGTGCAATAAAATATAACAGATATTTAAGGTCAAGGGGTATAAATTCGGAGGTCATGCCCGTTCCCAGAAAATTCAGTTCAAATTGCGGCATAGGAGTAAAATTTGCTACAGAGGAACCGATAAAAACCCTTATAAGTGAAGATATGGAGAAGCTTTTCAAGATTGAGGATGGAAGAGATGAACTCATATACAGCGGTTAG
- a CDS encoding ABC transporter ATP-binding protein, producing MGNGILISAENLKKWFPIKAGVFQRTVGYVKAVDGVSLSIKKGETLGIVGESGCGKTTLGRCMLRLIEPSEGKVMYNGMDLMELTREEMRRVCPKLQIIFQDPYSSLNPRLTIMDIIGEALEFHNIAKGRELEDRIKNLLEMVGLSPMHLKRYPHEFSGGQRQRIGIARALSTNPDLIICDEPVSALDVSIQSQILNLLEDLKDNFGVSYLFIAHGLNVVKHISDRVGVMYLGKIVELADSEEIYKNPLHPYTQALISAIPIPNPKVKRKKVLLKGDVPSPINPPTGCRFHTRCKFAEEKCKKEEPVFKEAAANHFTACHLY from the coding sequence ATGGGTAACGGTATTTTGATTAGTGCTGAAAACTTGAAAAAGTGGTTCCCGATTAAAGCAGGGGTCTTTCAGAGGACTGTAGGTTATGTGAAGGCTGTAGACGGGGTGAGCCTTAGTATTAAGAAGGGCGAAACCCTGGGTATTGTTGGGGAAAGCGGCTGCGGCAAAACTACACTGGGAAGGTGTATGCTCAGGCTTATAGAACCCAGCGAGGGAAAAGTTATGTACAACGGGATGGATTTAATGGAGCTTACAAGGGAAGAGATGAGAAGAGTATGTCCTAAACTGCAGATAATCTTCCAAGACCCTTACAGCTCATTAAATCCGCGGCTTACAATAATGGATATAATAGGAGAAGCCCTGGAATTCCACAATATTGCGAAGGGCAGGGAATTAGAAGACAGGATAAAAAACCTTTTAGAAATGGTAGGGCTTTCTCCTATGCATTTAAAACGGTATCCCCACGAGTTTTCAGGTGGGCAGCGGCAGAGGATCGGCATCGCTAGGGCACTTTCTACAAATCCGGATTTAATAATCTGTGACGAGCCGGTATCAGCCCTTGATGTATCCATCCAAAGCCAGATATTAAATCTGCTTGAAGATTTAAAAGATAATTTCGGTGTTTCCTATCTCTTTATAGCCCACGGCCTCAATGTTGTAAAACATATTTCAGATAGAGTAGGTGTAATGTATTTAGGGAAGATTGTTGAACTGGCAGATAGCGAAGAAATATATAAAAATCCGCTCCATCCATATACACAGGCACTGATATCTGCAATACCGATACCAAATCCCAAAGTAAAAAGGAAAAAAGTCCTTCTTAAGGGGGATGTCCCAAGCCCTATAAATCCGCCAACCGGCTGCAGGTTCCATACGCGCTGCAAGTTCGCTGAAGAAAAGTGCAAAAAGGAAGAGCCGGTATTTAAAGAAGCTGCTGCAAACCATTTTACTGCATGTCATTTATATTAA
- a CDS encoding ABC transporter ATP-binding protein — protein sequence MNCKNILDITGLTVNFFTDEGLITAVDKVTFRVEKGETLCIVGESGCGKSVTSLAIMRLLPSPPAEINSGRVLFKGEDLLKKSESEMRGIRGNRISMIFQEPMTSLNPVFTVGRQISEAIILHRKLSEKEAKERTVEMLKLVGIPNPEKRFNEYPHQMSGGMRQRVMIAMALSCNPELLIADEPTTALDVTIQAQILDLIINLKERIGMSVILITHDLGVVAEMAQRVMVMYAGQIVEEADSEELFENPIHPYTRGLLKSIPTLDSPKGRLYTIEGTVPNPVDFPRGCRFHPRCSEAKQICMEKTPSLININEKRRVRCFIAGSKPEEVGNNG from the coding sequence GTGAATTGCAAAAATATCCTTGATATAACAGGGTTAACTGTAAATTTTTTTACCGATGAAGGTCTTATTACTGCTGTAGATAAAGTAACGTTCCGTGTAGAAAAAGGGGAAACGCTCTGTATCGTAGGGGAGTCGGGATGCGGGAAATCGGTTACTTCACTTGCAATTATGAGGCTCCTGCCTTCCCCCCCGGCAGAAATAAATTCAGGCAGGGTTTTATTCAAAGGGGAGGATTTGTTAAAAAAATCCGAATCCGAAATGAGAGGGATCAGAGGGAATAGAATATCGATGATTTTTCAGGAACCGATGACGTCATTAAACCCTGTTTTTACAGTGGGGAGGCAGATTTCGGAAGCCATAATCCTTCATCGAAAACTTTCCGAAAAAGAAGCTAAAGAAAGAACTGTTGAGATGCTTAAACTTGTGGGTATCCCCAACCCTGAAAAGAGATTTAACGAATACCCCCATCAGATGTCAGGAGGCATGAGGCAGAGGGTAATGATTGCTATGGCCCTGTCCTGCAATCCGGAGCTTTTGATAGCGGATGAGCCTACGACAGCCCTTGATGTTACAATTCAGGCTCAGATACTGGATCTTATTATCAATTTAAAAGAAAGAATTGGTATGAGTGTAATTCTAATTACACATGACCTTGGTGTTGTGGCAGAAATGGCTCAGAGGGTAATGGTGATGTATGCAGGGCAGATTGTTGAAGAAGCTGACAGTGAAGAACTGTTTGAAAACCCTATACACCCTTATACGAGGGGGCTTTTAAAATCGATTCCTACCCTTGATTCCCCAAAGGGAAGGCTTTACACTATCGAAGGGACGGTCCCCAATCCCGTTGATTTCCCGAGGGGATGCCGCTTTCACCCGAGGTGTTCTGAAGCAAAGCAAATATGTATGGAGAAAACCCCTTCACTTATCAATATAAACGAGAAAAGGCGGGTAAGGTGTTTTATTGCAGGTTCTAAGCCTGAGGAGGTAGGGAATAATGGGTAA
- a CDS encoding C40 family peptidase, with amino-acid sequence MAKRFIFRVLIIPIFAVAVLLWGCDIKMNKDTLPQHDEAVSAFSQTEIFEISESAKEEVFRRNNLTDREVVLRIEPKTKDGILTFEGRASSQKIKAEYIESFLRLLDKSSIEFEDRVYILPDNDLEDKIFAVVKYPVVNLGSGPFKAEGADVVTQAKMGDILKVLEGENGWYFVQMEDNYLGWIDGKFIWRCSKNALDSYLKNRFVLVKAKMAEAFDEGLNPVFDKKLVQGTVIPYISEEGEYIAAVIPGAGKAFVAKEYCAVLDSREEAFIEKKDAESIIATAKQYLGLPYLWGGTTAYGFDCSGLTQFAFRVNGYFLRRDADMQFCQGMEVKDKKELKAGDLVFFQTYKEGPSHVGIFIGKDRFIHAGSKSGIAINSFNPQDPDYSEYLDKRYIGARRVIP; translated from the coding sequence ATGGCGAAGAGGTTTATTTTCCGGGTGTTGATAATTCCGATTTTTGCTGTTGCGGTTTTATTGTGGGGGTGTGATATAAAAATGAACAAAGATACTTTACCTCAGCATGATGAAGCGGTTTCGGCCTTTTCGCAAACCGAGATTTTTGAAATTTCAGAATCAGCTAAAGAAGAGGTTTTCAGAAGAAACAATTTGACGGATAGAGAAGTCGTGCTCAGGATTGAACCAAAAACCAAAGACGGAATTTTGACCTTTGAAGGCAGGGCAAGCAGCCAAAAAATAAAGGCCGAATATATAGAGAGCTTTTTGAGATTATTAGATAAATCTTCTATCGAATTTGAAGACCGTGTATATATTCTACCTGATAATGATCTGGAAGATAAAATTTTTGCAGTAGTAAAATACCCTGTGGTAAACCTGGGCAGCGGGCCTTTCAAAGCTGAAGGTGCCGATGTGGTTACACAAGCAAAAATGGGGGATATTCTAAAGGTTCTGGAAGGGGAAAACGGGTGGTATTTTGTTCAAATGGAAGACAATTATTTAGGTTGGATAGATGGGAAATTTATCTGGCGGTGCAGTAAAAATGCCCTTGATTCCTATTTGAAGAACAGATTTGTGCTTGTAAAGGCAAAAATGGCTGAGGCTTTTGATGAAGGTTTGAATCCTGTGTTTGACAAAAAGCTGGTTCAGGGAACCGTTATCCCGTATATTTCCGAAGAAGGCGAATACATAGCTGCAGTGATACCGGGTGCGGGAAAGGCCTTTGTTGCAAAAGAATATTGTGCGGTTTTAGATTCGAGGGAAGAAGCATTTATAGAAAAAAAGGATGCAGAAAGTATCATAGCTACGGCAAAGCAGTATTTGGGCCTTCCCTATCTCTGGGGCGGGACTACTGCATACGGTTTTGACTGCTCCGGGCTTACGCAGTTTGCCTTTAGAGTAAACGGATATTTTTTAAGGCGGGATGCGGATATGCAGTTCTGCCAGGGAATGGAGGTTAAGGATAAAAAAGAATTAAAGGCCGGAGACCTTGTGTTTTTTCAGACTTATAAAGAAGGCCCTTCCCATGTGGGGATTTTTATCGGGAAAGACAGATTTATACATGCCGGCAGTAAATCCGGGATTGCAATAAACAGCTTTAATCCGCAAGACCCTGATTATTCAGAATACCTTGATAAAAGGTACATAGGTGCAAGAAGGGTAATTCCGTAG
- a CDS encoding ABC transporter permease: MAENKIQGERQNLKGYSFWKEAFKRLKKNRPAMIGLFMIIIFSIIAVSAPLLSPADPIKQDLDNRLRPAGAPSRISRNGVYLLGSDEFGRDIFSRVLYGARISMSVGIISQILVTLIGVSMGSLAGYYGGKIDMVIMRLADILFAFPSLLFYIGVMFALGPSIYNIFIALALIGWAGMARLVRSQVISIKEMEFIEAARAQGLSDARIILKHILPNCIGPIIVSVTLGIPTAILAEASLSFLGLGVQPPTPSWGNMIYAARAYIRSNPMYSVWPGIAIMVMVFSFNLLGDGLRDALDPKLKR; this comes from the coding sequence TTGGCTGAAAATAAGATCCAGGGAGAAAGACAGAACTTGAAGGGCTATTCATTTTGGAAAGAAGCGTTTAAAAGGTTGAAAAAAAACAGACCTGCAATGATAGGGCTCTTTATGATTATAATTTTTTCTATTATTGCTGTTTCTGCCCCGCTGCTTTCGCCGGCAGACCCTATAAAACAGGACCTTGACAACAGATTAAGACCTGCCGGTGCCCCATCTAGGATATCCAGAAATGGCGTTTATCTGTTGGGCTCAGATGAGTTCGGGAGAGATATATTTTCGAGAGTGCTCTACGGTGCACGCATATCCATGAGTGTCGGTATCATTTCCCAAATCCTTGTGACTCTTATCGGGGTAAGTATGGGTTCCCTTGCAGGTTACTACGGAGGCAAAATAGATATGGTTATCATGCGGCTTGCAGACATATTATTTGCCTTCCCCAGTCTTCTGTTCTATATAGGTGTTATGTTTGCTTTGGGGCCCAGTATCTATAATATTTTTATTGCCCTTGCCCTGATAGGTTGGGCGGGGATGGCAAGGCTCGTCAGAAGTCAGGTTATAAGCATAAAGGAAATGGAGTTCATTGAGGCTGCAAGGGCTCAGGGGCTTTCTGATGCAAGGATCATATTAAAACACATACTGCCAAACTGTATAGGGCCGATTATTGTATCCGTCACTTTGGGCATACCAACCGCCATACTGGCAGAGGCTTCCCTTTCATTTTTAGGCCTTGGGGTACAGCCCCCGACACCCAGCTGGGGGAATATGATATACGCGGCAAGGGCATATATAAGGTCAAATCCGATGTATTCGGTCTGGCCCGGCATTGCTATTATGGTTATGGTATTTTCTTTTAATCTCCTTGGAGATGGATTAAGAGATGCCCTTGATCCAAAACTGAAAAGATAG
- a CDS encoding ABC transporter permease, which yields MLEYIARRLLFSIPVIIGVSLITFILLNVVPGDPVVEMVGKHADPQTIEKIRSQLGLNDPLHVQFLRFLFNACRGDLGRSFKTGQPVMKMIMDTFPTTLKLALSSAAVAIIIGIIVGIVSAVKQYSFFDHCSMFIALAGISAPIFWVAVMAQIVFGLYLGWFPISGYSSAKHMVLPAVVLGIRFAASIARYTRSMMLDVIRQDYIRTARAKGLGERSVIFGHALKNALIPVVTIIGMQISGLLTGSILTETIFAIPGLGRLSIWALSNRDFPLVQGTVFFTAVVFVIGNLIVDLSYAYLDPRIRLQ from the coding sequence TTGCTGGAATATATAGCTAGAAGGTTGCTGTTTTCCATACCCGTCATAATAGGGGTGTCTCTTATAACCTTCATCCTGCTAAATGTTGTTCCCGGGGATCCGGTAGTTGAGATGGTTGGGAAACATGCGGACCCTCAAACCATCGAAAAGATTCGAAGTCAGCTCGGATTGAATGACCCCCTTCATGTACAGTTTTTAAGGTTTCTGTTTAATGCATGTAGGGGTGACCTGGGGAGGTCATTTAAAACAGGACAGCCGGTTATGAAGATGATTATGGACACTTTTCCCACCACTTTAAAGCTGGCCCTTTCTTCTGCCGCTGTTGCGATAATAATCGGGATTATTGTTGGCATCGTTTCTGCGGTAAAGCAGTATTCCTTCTTTGACCACTGTTCAATGTTTATCGCCCTTGCAGGAATAAGTGCTCCGATATTCTGGGTGGCGGTAATGGCACAGATTGTTTTTGGTTTATATTTGGGGTGGTTTCCTATATCAGGTTACAGTTCTGCAAAACATATGGTGCTGCCGGCAGTTGTTTTAGGCATAAGGTTTGCTGCTTCGATTGCAAGGTATACAAGGAGCATGATGCTCGATGTAATAAGACAGGATTATATCAGGACTGCCAGGGCAAAGGGGCTTGGGGAGAGGTCTGTTATATTCGGTCATGCCCTGAAAAATGCACTTATACCGGTAGTTACGATAATCGGTATGCAGATAAGCGGGCTTTTGACCGGTTCTATACTAACCGAAACGATTTTTGCCATCCCGGGGCTCGGAAGGCTTTCTATTTGGGCGCTGTCCAACCGCGATTTTCCTCTGGTTCAAGGCACAGTGTTTTTCACTGCTGTAGTATTTGTCATCGGGAATCTGATTGTTGACCTCTCTTATGCTTATTTAGACCCCAGGATAAGGTTGCAGTAA
- a CDS encoding ABC transporter substrate-binding protein, producing MNRKVFASILIVALIAGLIAGCGQKGEEPQPQQQAVQVLNDYFTRDPGGFDVQESTLLIMYSMGRLLYSNLVRYKGETLELEPELLAKMPEVSEDGKIYTFELKKGIVFSDGQTELKADDVKFTIERMLDPNGKGMSTWLFDPILGAKDFMEGKSVSLEGFKKIDDYRFQIILEEPYAPFIQNLAVPSAAIYSEKLVKEAGDEWKFNPVGTGPFKLKEYIPNTEIVLEKNPYYFEPGIPKFDEIRFRIIPDETTAVMEFENGTLDIASIPITEYQRLKDSGKYNILENVALNTYYFLMNRNDPAWSDLRVRKAMAMALDKEKLVETLYGPRGTVAKAFVTPGIPGAYESGKGPAYDYNPEEAKKLIQDLGGNIKAEAWQWGGETVTDANIAIQAMAKEIGIDLEIKIMESAVFRDARRKGKIPANYGNWWADIADPDNYLYTFFSRTNQMSSGYNNEQVQDMLEQARIETDPAKRSELYREIEDIIIKQDVAVIPLFHLKSLLATQKDVKGVFIHPTGITVYTYGYKETE from the coding sequence ATGAATAGGAAGGTTTTTGCGTCTATTTTGATTGTTGCCTTAATAGCAGGTCTTATTGCAGGCTGTGGCCAAAAAGGTGAAGAACCGCAGCCGCAACAACAGGCCGTTCAAGTTTTGAATGATTATTTTACAAGGGACCCCGGTGGTTTTGATGTACAGGAAAGTACACTTCTCATCATGTACAGCATGGGTAGGCTTTTATACAGCAATTTGGTCAGATATAAGGGAGAAACCCTTGAACTGGAACCCGAACTTTTAGCAAAAATGCCGGAAGTTTCTGAAGACGGTAAAATTTATACATTTGAATTAAAAAAAGGGATTGTGTTCAGCGACGGCCAGACCGAACTAAAGGCTGATGACGTCAAGTTTACAATCGAACGGATGCTGGATCCTAATGGTAAAGGTATGAGCACATGGTTGTTTGACCCCATTTTGGGAGCAAAGGATTTTATGGAAGGAAAGAGCGTTTCGCTTGAGGGCTTTAAAAAAATCGATGATTACCGATTCCAGATTATTTTAGAAGAACCCTATGCACCCTTCATCCAAAACCTGGCTGTTCCCTCTGCGGCCATTTATTCTGAAAAACTGGTGAAAGAGGCGGGAGATGAATGGAAGTTTAATCCGGTAGGTACAGGGCCGTTCAAGTTGAAAGAATATATACCCAATACCGAGATAGTGTTGGAGAAGAACCCCTATTATTTTGAACCCGGCATTCCGAAGTTTGATGAAATAAGGTTTAGGATAATTCCAGATGAGACTACAGCAGTAATGGAATTTGAAAATGGAACTTTAGATATTGCTTCAATTCCAATTACTGAATATCAAAGGCTGAAGGATTCCGGAAAATACAATATACTGGAAAACGTAGCATTAAATACCTATTACTTCCTGATGAACAGAAATGACCCTGCTTGGTCGGATTTAAGAGTGAGAAAGGCTATGGCAATGGCCCTAGATAAAGAAAAACTTGTTGAAACCCTTTACGGGCCGCGCGGAACAGTAGCAAAGGCCTTTGTTACGCCCGGGATACCTGGAGCATATGAGAGCGGAAAAGGCCCTGCTTATGACTATAACCCTGAAGAAGCTAAAAAGCTGATACAGGACCTCGGAGGCAATATTAAGGCTGAAGCCTGGCAGTGGGGCGGGGAAACTGTAACTGATGCGAACATTGCAATTCAGGCTATGGCGAAAGAGATAGGTATCGATCTTGAAATAAAAATAATGGAAAGCGCTGTTTTCAGAGATGCCAGAAGAAAAGGGAAAATTCCGGCAAACTACGGCAACTGGTGGGCAGATATTGCCGATCCGGATAACTATCTTTATACATTTTTCTCCAGAACAAACCAGATGTCTTCCGGATATAACAATGAACAGGTTCAGGATATGCTGGAACAGGCACGCATAGAAACGGATCCGGCAAAACGTTCTGAGCTTTACAGGGAAATTGAAGACATTATCATAAAACAGGATGTGGCGGTAATCCCCCTGTTCCATCTTAAAAGCCTCCTTGCAACCCAAAAGGATGTAAAAGGTGTATTTATCCATCCTACCGGTATCACAGTTTACACCTACGGGTACAAAGAGACGGAATAG